Proteins encoded within one genomic window of Besnoitia besnoiti strain Bb-Ger1 chromosome II, whole genome shotgun sequence:
- a CDS encoding hypothetical protein (encoded by transcript BESB_037980), whose translation MTPPRPTALAVCRQEDAGGGRTGGRVGRRGSRGMTDGAQWLASRQQPPGKSGSAVHLRPHFRKVESKTQLADAAGPSTGVAAGRAAYLRAGAAGSKRTAPQQSRAPQPTTFQ comes from the coding sequence ATGACGCCCccgcggccgacggcgctGGCGGTGTGCCGGcaggaggacgccggcgggGGAAGAACGGGCGGCCGCGTGGGTCGGCGGGGGTCGCGCGGGATGACGGACGGCGCTCAGTGGCTCGCCTCGAGACAGCAGCCGCCAGGAAAAAGCGGCTCCGCCGTCCATTTGCGGCCGCACTTCCGCAAGGTGGAGTCAAAAAcgcagctcgccgacgcagcggggCCATCCACAGGAgtcgcggcggggcgggcggcgtaTCTGCGGGCGGGTGCCGCCGGGTCGAAgcggacggcgccgcagcaatCTCGCGCCCCCCAACCCACCACCTTCCAGTAG